Proteins encoded by one window of Massilia sp. NR 4-1:
- a CDS encoding nucleotidyltransferase family protein, whose amino-acid sequence MFLEQRLAGIAAATPWFMDALRAAASLGLDSWCIGAGAVRNLVWDHLHGYAVPSQLADIDLAYFDAANLDGEREADLQRRLSQRMPSQKWEVANQARVHLWFEQYFDHPVEALTSLEEAVASWPEYATSVGIFLDSSAALKIIAPHGLEDLFSMTIRRNPARVSLETYRQRIEQKQYQKRWPQVTVIF is encoded by the coding sequence TTGTTTCTGGAGCAGCGCCTGGCCGGCATCGCGGCCGCTACGCCATGGTTTATGGATGCTTTGCGCGCTGCCGCCAGCCTCGGGCTGGATTCATGGTGCATTGGCGCGGGCGCAGTGCGCAATCTGGTCTGGGACCACCTGCATGGCTATGCGGTGCCAAGCCAGCTTGCCGATATCGACCTTGCTTACTTCGATGCCGCCAATTTGGACGGCGAGCGCGAGGCCGATTTGCAAAGGCGCCTGTCGCAGCGGATGCCATCGCAAAAGTGGGAAGTAGCCAACCAGGCCCGCGTCCACCTCTGGTTCGAGCAGTACTTTGACCATCCGGTGGAGGCTTTGACTTCGCTGGAAGAGGCGGTGGCGTCATGGCCGGAATATGCCACCTCGGTCGGCATTTTCCTCGATTCCAGCGCGGCTCTGAAAATCATCGCGCCGCACGGCCTGGAAGACCTCTTCTCCATGACGATACGGCGCAATCCGGCGCGCGTCAGCCTTGAAACTTACCGCCAGCGGATCGAGCAAAAGCAGTATCAAAAACGATGGCCCCAGGTCACCGTGATTTTTTGA
- a CDS encoding methyl-accepting chemotaxis protein: MNALNHISIGKRLAIGFAVILAFCMLITGIGMWRLQQVAQATKDMMETPLAKERMISDWHSRIDSAIRRTTAIARSSDQSLGAYFAEESKASSAASAELQKKIEDLLQDEDEKALFAKSMEQRKVYLSSRDQVAKLKSAGELEPAQEVFEKTFVPGAAKYQSLVQDLLKMQREKIDATARHIEGIAINSRTLLLVLSVLVLGFGAVCAWLLTVGITAPLSRAVDAARRVASGDLSGQIDVAGSDETGQLLQALKDMNQSLLNIVTEVRNGTDSINTSSSEIAAGNQDLSSRTEEQASALEETASSMEELTSTVRQNADNARQANQLASAAASVAVRGGSVVTNVVGTMESINESSRKIVDIISVIDGIAFQTNILALNAAVEAARAGEQGRGFAVVASEVRNLAQRSASAAKEIKELIGDSVEKVNQGSKLVAEAGSTMEEIVASVHRVSDIISEITAASSEQSVGIEEVSRAIGQMDQVTQQNAALVEESAAAAESMQHQAHSLAQVVSVFNVGQMGGKPALRLGR; this comes from the coding sequence ATGAACGCACTCAATCACATCAGCATCGGCAAACGCCTGGCCATCGGCTTCGCCGTCATTCTCGCCTTCTGCATGCTGATCACCGGCATCGGCATGTGGCGCCTGCAGCAGGTGGCGCAAGCGACCAAGGATATGATGGAAACCCCGCTGGCCAAGGAGCGCATGATCAGCGACTGGCACAGCCGCATCGATAGCGCCATCCGCCGCACCACGGCCATCGCGCGCAGCAGCGACCAGAGCCTGGGCGCTTATTTTGCCGAAGAGTCGAAAGCCTCCAGCGCCGCATCGGCCGAACTGCAAAAGAAAATCGAAGACCTGCTGCAGGACGAGGATGAAAAGGCGCTGTTCGCCAAGTCCATGGAACAGCGCAAGGTTTATCTGAGCTCGCGCGACCAGGTGGCCAAGCTGAAATCGGCCGGCGAACTGGAACCGGCGCAGGAAGTGTTCGAGAAAACCTTCGTGCCCGGCGCGGCCAAATACCAGTCGCTGGTGCAGGACCTGCTGAAAATGCAGCGCGAGAAGATCGACGCGACCGCGCGCCATATCGAGGGCATCGCCATCAACAGCCGCACCTTGCTGCTGGTGCTGTCGGTGCTGGTGCTGGGCTTTGGTGCCGTCTGCGCCTGGCTGCTCACCGTGGGCATCACCGCGCCGCTGAGCCGCGCCGTGGACGCCGCGCGCCGCGTTGCCTCGGGCGATCTGAGCGGCCAAATCGACGTGGCGGGCAGCGACGAAACCGGCCAGCTGCTGCAGGCGCTGAAGGATATGAACCAGTCGTTGCTGAATATCGTGACCGAAGTGCGCAACGGCACCGACAGCATCAATACCTCGTCCTCCGAAATCGCGGCCGGCAACCAGGATCTGTCCTCGCGCACCGAGGAACAGGCCAGCGCGCTGGAAGAAACCGCCTCCTCGATGGAGGAGCTGACCTCGACCGTGCGCCAGAATGCCGACAATGCGCGTCAGGCCAATCAGCTGGCCAGCGCCGCCGCTTCGGTGGCGGTGCGCGGCGGCAGCGTGGTGACGAATGTGGTGGGCACGATGGAGTCGATCAACGAATCCTCGCGCAAGATCGTGGACATTATCTCGGTCATCGACGGTATCGCCTTCCAGACCAATATCCTGGCGCTGAACGCCGCCGTGGAGGCAGCGCGCGCCGGTGAACAGGGCCGCGGCTTCGCCGTGGTGGCGTCGGAAGTGCGCAATCTGGCACAGCGCTCGGCGTCGGCGGCAAAAGAGATCAAGGAACTGATCGGCGACTCGGTGGAGAAGGTCAACCAGGGCAGCAAACTGGTGGCCGAAGCCGGCAGCACGATGGAAGAAATCGTCGCCAGTGTGCACCGCGTCAGCGACATCATTTCCGAAATCACGGCGGCCAGCTCGGAGCAGAGCGTGGGCATCGAAGAAGTCTCGCGCGCCATCGGCCAGATGGACCAGGTCACGCAGCAGAATGCAGCCCTGGTGGAAGAGTCAGCGGCGGCAGCCGAATCCATGCAGCATCAGGCGCACAGCCTGGCGCAGGTGGTCAGCGTGTTCAACGTCGGCCAGATGGGCGGCAAACCCGCGCTGCGCCTGGGACGGTAA
- a CDS encoding AraC family transcriptional regulator, giving the protein MSASPDPSLARQARMAQLIDRLAPDEGYTLCALPGLRFMRANRSVPRTPVLYEPSIVVVCSGRKRGYVGGRVYHYNAQQFLVLSVPLPFEGETDASEAEPMLAMSIPIDLQVAAEIAMELDQAGVRIAEAPLGIMSSPLDDRFGNTLLRLLEALLSPVEARLLGPGILREILYCVMTGSQGGALRAALTHRSQFGKISKALLRIHRDYTKPIDVATLAQEAGMSLAAFHASFKAVTLTSPIQYLKTTRLHKARLLMAQSGLNAATASSRVGYESSSQFSREFKRYFGRTPLEEARQMRGLLTQAPGACESPFVSAQ; this is encoded by the coding sequence ATGAGCGCATCCCCCGATCCCAGCCTGGCGCGCCAGGCCCGCATGGCGCAGCTGATCGACCGCCTCGCGCCCGACGAGGGCTACACCCTGTGTGCCCTGCCCGGCCTGCGCTTCATGCGCGCCAACCGCTCGGTGCCGCGCACGCCGGTGCTGTATGAGCCGAGCATCGTGGTGGTCTGCTCCGGGCGCAAACGCGGTTACGTGGGTGGACGGGTATATCACTACAACGCCCAGCAGTTTCTGGTGCTGTCCGTGCCGCTGCCGTTTGAAGGCGAGACCGACGCCAGCGAGGCGGAGCCGATGCTGGCGATGTCCATTCCCATCGATCTGCAGGTGGCGGCGGAGATAGCGATGGAGCTGGACCAGGCCGGCGTGCGTATCGCCGAAGCGCCGCTCGGCATCATGTCGTCGCCGCTGGACGATCGCTTCGGCAATACCCTGCTGCGCCTTCTGGAAGCCCTGCTCTCGCCGGTGGAGGCACGCCTGCTCGGCCCCGGCATCCTGCGCGAAATCCTGTATTGCGTGATGACCGGCAGCCAGGGCGGCGCCTTGCGCGCGGCGCTGACCCACCGCAGCCAGTTCGGCAAGATCAGCAAAGCCCTGCTGCGCATCCACCGCGACTACACCAAGCCCATTGACGTCGCCACGCTGGCGCAGGAAGCCGGCATGAGCCTGGCCGCCTTCCATGCCAGCTTCAAAGCCGTGACGCTGACTTCGCCCATCCAGTATTTGAAGACGACCCGCCTGCACAAGGCGCGCCTGCTGATGGCGCAAAGCGGCCTGAATGCGGCCACCGCCTCCAGCCGCGTGGGCTATGAAAGCAGCTCGCAGTTCAGCCGCGAATTCAAGCGCTACTTCGGCCGCACGCCGCTGGAAGAGGCGCGCCAGATGCGCGGCCTGCTGACGCAGGCGCCAGGCGCCTGCGAATCGCCCTTCGTCAGCGCGCAGTAG
- a CDS encoding EamA family transporter yields the protein MNPTVVAIVLLAAFLHAGWNALVKAGKDAFLTSVLVASGAALISLAALPFLPAPAPASLPYVVASTIIHFFYYGLLSAAYRHGDMSLAYPLMRGSAPLMVAIASRPLLGEVLNPRQYLAIACICSGIFGLYLAARRPAIAGLVSTLGSDPNRTRARLIEAPSAAGPVHSAGRATLFALLNAVAITAYTLVDGIGARKSGAPAAYTMYLFVLTACGLLAWTLARRPVALRAYARRHWRVALLGGFGTLASYGLALWAMTVAPVAAVAALRETAILFAAAIAALFLREKIGWRRAAAIGFIAGGAALMRFA from the coding sequence TTGAATCCCACCGTTGTCGCGATTGTCCTGCTGGCGGCTTTTCTCCACGCCGGCTGGAACGCTCTTGTCAAAGCCGGCAAAGATGCTTTTCTGACCAGCGTGCTGGTCGCCTCGGGCGCGGCCCTGATCTCGCTGGCCGCCCTGCCCTTCCTGCCGGCACCGGCGCCAGCCAGCCTGCCCTATGTGGTGGCGTCGACCATTATTCACTTCTTCTACTACGGCCTGCTGTCCGCCGCCTACCGCCATGGCGATATGAGCCTGGCCTATCCCCTGATGCGCGGCAGCGCCCCGCTGATGGTCGCCATCGCCAGTCGCCCTCTGCTCGGCGAAGTCCTGAATCCCCGGCAATACCTCGCCATCGCCTGCATCTGCAGCGGCATTTTCGGCCTCTACCTCGCCGCCCGCCGCCCCGCCATAGCCGGCCTCGTATCCACCTTGGGATCAGACCCCAATCGGACACGGGCTCGGCTGATAGAAGCGCCATCTGCGGCCGGGCCGGTGCACTCTGCCGGGAGGGCGACGCTGTTTGCGCTGCTGAATGCGGTGGCGATCACGGCATACACGCTGGTCGATGGGATCGGGGCGCGCAAGTCAGGGGCGCCGGCGGCCTACACGATGTATCTGTTCGTGCTGACGGCATGCGGGTTGCTGGCGTGGACGCTGGCGCGGCGGCCGGTGGCTTTGCGCGCTTACGCCCGCCGGCATTGGCGCGTGGCTTTGCTGGGCGGCTTTGGCACGCTGGCTTCCTACGGTCTGGCGCTATGGGCGATGACGGTGGCGCCGGTGGCGGCCGTGGCGGCGCTGCGCGAGACGGCCATCCTGTTTGCGGCGGCCATCGCGGCGCTCTTCCTGCGCGAGAAGATCGGCTGGCGCCGCGCCGCGGCGATCGGTTTCATCGCCGGCGGCGCGGCCTTGATGCGCTTCGCCTAG
- a CDS encoding MFS transporter — MSQPDMQTSAGNGPSAADASGAAQSGRLGFVLVSIFIDMLGLGLVVPVLPLLVGEFVPVRDQQALWYGIMGAIFGLMQFFCMPILGALSDRVGRRPVLLYSMAGMGLSFLITAWAPSLAWLLLARVVGGMSSASMAVASAYASDISTPENRAKSFGKIGASFGLGFICGPMLGGLLGDVSLHLPFVIAAALSAANFIYGWFFVPESLPAERRGKFNPSKLNPLAGLARLGRRRDIRGLLFAYGFMVLAQVGLHSTWVLYNHFRFGWNPTQNGISLFCVGLMAAVVQAGLLGMLIKRFGEVKLALMGLGSGFIVYMLYGMATQGWMMYVFIFCNLLAFTTGPAMQAIFSKSTPPAEQGELMGSLQSINAVGIICMPLIGSAILGEVSHLPAGDWRMGASFFMCAILQGLAIVVARRYFARSGLAFQANS; from the coding sequence ATGAGCCAGCCTGACATGCAGACTTCCGCCGGCAACGGCCCAAGCGCGGCCGATGCCAGTGGCGCGGCCCAAAGCGGCCGCCTCGGCTTCGTACTGGTCTCCATCTTCATCGACATGCTGGGCCTGGGCCTGGTGGTGCCGGTGCTGCCGCTGCTGGTAGGCGAATTCGTTCCGGTGCGCGACCAGCAGGCGCTGTGGTACGGCATCATGGGCGCCATCTTCGGCCTGATGCAGTTCTTCTGCATGCCGATACTGGGTGCGCTCAGCGACCGCGTGGGCCGCCGCCCGGTGCTGCTGTATTCAATGGCCGGCATGGGCCTGAGCTTCCTGATCACCGCCTGGGCGCCCAGCCTGGCCTGGCTGCTGCTGGCGCGCGTGGTGGGCGGCATGTCCTCGGCCAGCATGGCGGTGGCCTCGGCCTACGCTTCCGATATCTCGACGCCGGAAAACCGCGCCAAGAGCTTCGGCAAGATCGGCGCCTCCTTCGGCCTGGGCTTCATCTGCGGCCCGATGCTGGGCGGTCTGCTGGGCGATGTGAGCCTGCACCTGCCCTTCGTCATCGCCGCCGCGCTGTCGGCCGCCAACTTCATCTACGGCTGGTTCTTCGTGCCCGAATCACTGCCAGCCGAACGGCGCGGCAAATTCAATCCGTCCAAACTCAATCCCCTGGCCGGCCTGGCGCGCCTGGGCCGCCGCCGCGACATCCGCGGCCTGCTGTTCGCTTACGGCTTCATGGTCCTGGCCCAGGTCGGACTGCACAGCACTTGGGTGCTGTACAACCACTTCCGCTTCGGCTGGAATCCGACCCAGAACGGTATCTCCCTGTTCTGCGTGGGCCTGATGGCCGCCGTGGTGCAGGCCGGTCTGCTCGGCATGCTGATCAAGCGCTTCGGCGAAGTGAAACTGGCGCTCATGGGCCTGGGTTCCGGCTTCATCGTATATATGCTGTATGGCATGGCGACACAGGGCTGGATGATGTACGTCTTCATCTTTTGCAATCTGCTGGCCTTTACCACCGGACCGGCCATGCAGGCGATCTTCTCCAAATCCACGCCGCCGGCCGAACAGGGCGAGTTGATGGGGTCTCTGCAATCGATCAACGCGGTCGGCATCATCTGCATGCCCCTGATCGGCAGCGCGATCCTGGGCGAGGTGAGCCACCTGCCGGCCGGCGACTGGCGCATGGGGGCCAGCTTCTTCATGTGCGCCATCCTGCAGGGGCTGGCAATTGTCGTGGCAAGGCGCTATTTCGCCCGCAGCGGCTTGGCTTTTCAGGCAAATTCATAG
- a CDS encoding energy transducer TonB, with translation MHHAIFVALSTILLASHWSNAAAQETVSQERFSIRDEYPRTGSHIKDDIAISPLPPYKSYHELTPEQQEIVKARYEQMGEGDEPPYPEKGMAGIYKVLYEVQKRILKEGILDMEVEVDPEGNAQNVTVFRTPEALANEAIAMALMRTKYKPALCKGQPCSQKFLLHAMFTVGK, from the coding sequence ATGCACCATGCAATTTTCGTGGCATTGTCAACCATTCTGCTGGCAAGCCATTGGTCGAACGCCGCCGCGCAAGAGACTGTTTCGCAGGAGCGTTTTTCAATCAGGGACGAGTACCCAAGGACGGGAAGCCACATTAAGGACGATATCGCCATTTCGCCGTTGCCGCCCTATAAGAGTTATCACGAGCTTACGCCGGAGCAGCAAGAAATCGTAAAAGCACGATACGAGCAGATGGGCGAGGGGGATGAGCCGCCATATCCGGAAAAAGGCATGGCGGGGATCTATAAAGTGCTGTATGAAGTACAAAAAAGAATTTTGAAAGAAGGCATACTTGATATGGAGGTAGAGGTGGACCCGGAAGGCAATGCGCAGAACGTGACGGTTTTCCGCACGCCGGAAGCCCTGGCGAATGAAGCTATCGCCATGGCGCTGATGAGGACCAAATATAAACCGGCGTTGTGCAAGGGACAGCCTTGCTCGCAGAAGTTCTTGCTTCACGCGATGTTTACTGTGGGGAAGTAG
- a CDS encoding GNAT family N-acetyltransferase has protein sequence MKELRLASLLESPTAFGWNYADAAASDEALWRDNAAGRTPRTYLLAFSGDKAVGLIGYGLSAAAECNLIAMWVNPAFRGKNIAAGLVEAVKTGAGAQGHQRIVLTVSPENSRAVALYERQGFAFLPEWETLDSHPNIKVQKMEWRGRECTL, from the coding sequence TTGAAGGAACTGCGGCTTGCCTCCCTGCTTGAGTCGCCCACCGCATTTGGATGGAATTACGCGGACGCCGCCGCCAGTGATGAAGCGCTGTGGCGCGACAACGCGGCAGGCCGCACGCCGAGGACGTATCTGCTGGCTTTTTCCGGCGATAAGGCCGTGGGACTGATCGGCTATGGCTTGAGCGCCGCAGCGGAATGCAATCTGATCGCCATGTGGGTCAATCCCGCATTCCGTGGCAAGAATATCGCCGCCGGCCTGGTGGAAGCGGTCAAGACCGGCGCGGGTGCGCAAGGGCATCAGCGGATTGTGCTGACCGTTTCTCCGGAAAACAGCCGGGCCGTGGCCCTGTATGAAAGGCAGGGATTCGCCTTTTTGCCGGAATGGGAAACGCTAGACAGCCATCCGAACATCAAGGTGCAGAAAATGGAATGGAGGGGCCGGGAATGTACGCTCTAA
- a CDS encoding GNAT family N-acetyltransferase gives MLPTLLRTQRLVLREPRPEDAAVIFEAYTQDMEVARYMVWRPHKTLRQTKNFIEGCINRWESNQSRPYILALAEREDVPIGMLDALVFSHTVDIGYVLGRQYWGAGIMPEAILTFCDAALALPEYFRIQATCDTENLPSARTLEKAGFKREGRLERYIVHPNLGHEPRASFMYSLCK, from the coding sequence ATGCTGCCCACCCTGCTCCGCACGCAAAGACTGGTTCTGCGCGAACCGCGTCCCGAAGACGCTGCTGTGATTTTTGAGGCCTACACCCAGGATATGGAAGTGGCGCGCTATATGGTCTGGCGGCCGCATAAAACGCTGCGCCAAACCAAAAACTTCATCGAAGGCTGCATCAACCGGTGGGAGAGCAATCAAAGCCGCCCCTATATCCTGGCCTTGGCGGAACGTGAGGATGTCCCGATCGGCATGCTGGATGCGCTGGTTTTCTCGCATACCGTGGACATCGGCTATGTGCTGGGCCGCCAATACTGGGGCGCAGGTATCATGCCCGAGGCCATCCTCACTTTCTGCGACGCCGCTCTCGCGCTGCCGGAGTACTTCCGCATTCAGGCTACCTGCGATACCGAAAACCTGCCCTCAGCACGCACGCTGGAAAAAGCAGGCTTCAAACGCGAAGGCCGGCTGGAACGCTATATCGTCCACCCCAACCTCGGGCACGAACCACGGGCATCGTTCATGTATTCGCTCTGCAAATAA
- a CDS encoding ABC transporter substrate-binding protein, translated as MKSRLSHRWPAWSRTAALLWLACAAAPAMASGCSRDIIVPVAPIGVSVVVNGSSVEGIYADMLRNLGAKAGCNFVFSVVPRARLEVMFESGKADLLLPANRTPARDQLGHFIPMIGHRATLITLSSERPPIRNAQELLEKHELRVAVVRGFDYGEQYQSIVRELTRQGRLFLEVDANAVARLMNVGSVDVTIMGPTILAAAIRREPRVQGLMEKLRIEPIPELPWGHSGVYYSRRSLNAEDQTILRELLEKAARSGVVYEGFQRYHRPDVMSESVRPR; from the coding sequence ATGAAGAGCAGACTTTCCCATCGCTGGCCTGCCTGGAGCCGGACCGCGGCACTGCTGTGGCTGGCCTGTGCCGCCGCCCCAGCCATGGCCAGCGGCTGCTCGCGCGACATCATCGTTCCCGTCGCCCCCATCGGCGTCAGCGTCGTCGTCAACGGCAGCAGCGTGGAAGGCATTTACGCCGACATGCTGCGCAACCTGGGCGCCAAGGCCGGCTGTAATTTCGTCTTTTCCGTGGTGCCGCGCGCGCGCCTGGAAGTCATGTTCGAAAGCGGCAAGGCCGACCTGCTGCTGCCCGCCAACCGCACGCCGGCGCGCGACCAGCTGGGCCACTTCATCCCCATGATCGGCCACCGCGCCACGCTCATCACTCTGTCCAGCGAACGCCCGCCCATCCGCAATGCCCAGGAACTGCTGGAAAAGCACGAGCTGCGCGTGGCCGTGGTGCGCGGCTTCGACTATGGCGAGCAATACCAGTCCATCGTGCGCGAACTGACGCGCCAGGGGCGGCTGTTTCTCGAAGTCGACGCCAACGCCGTGGCGCGGCTGATGAATGTCGGTTCGGTCGACGTCACCATCATGGGGCCGACCATCCTGGCCGCCGCCATCCGCCGCGAACCGCGCGTGCAGGGGCTGATGGAGAAGCTGCGCATCGAACCGATCCCCGAACTGCCCTGGGGCCATAGCGGGGTGTACTACTCGCGCCGTTCGCTGAACGCGGAAGACCAGACCATCCTGCGCGAGCTGCTGGAAAAGGCTGCCCGGTCGGGCGTCGTGTATGAAGGCTTCCAGCGCTACCACCGTCCCGACGTGATGTCAGAAAGCGTTCGCCCCCGTTGA
- a CDS encoding SDR family oxidoreductase, with protein MKKRHSSKVILITGACGEVGAAAARLLARERHRLVLGGSCRRSLERLGEEIRSAGGQADLHLLDVTDADDAQSFALAAHRKHGRVDVLVNSHAEMPLSRLDAMKIREWDRMIDVNVRGVLHSIAAVLPLMQVARVGQIVNIGGSHGQQVGAEAAVYCATRSAVAAISEGLRREVGAEIRVSLVSSDGQDDSASALAHAIRTAIVLPESADAGGSGSGLLTGSG; from the coding sequence ATGAAAAAACGTCATTCATCCAAGGTAATCCTGATTACCGGCGCCTGCGGCGAAGTCGGCGCGGCGGCGGCCCGGCTGCTGGCGCGCGAGCGCCACCGCCTGGTGCTGGGCGGTTCCTGCCGCCGCAGCCTGGAGCGGCTGGGCGAAGAGATCCGCAGCGCCGGAGGCCAGGCCGATCTGCATCTGCTGGACGTGACCGACGCCGACGACGCGCAAAGCTTCGCGCTGGCCGCGCACCGCAAGCACGGCCGCGTGGATGTGCTGGTGAACAGCCATGCCGAGATGCCGCTGTCGCGGCTGGATGCGATGAAGATCCGCGAATGGGACCGCATGATCGATGTGAATGTGCGCGGCGTCCTGCACAGCATTGCGGCGGTGCTGCCGCTGATGCAGGTGGCGCGCGTGGGCCAGATCGTCAATATCGGCGGCAGCCATGGCCAGCAGGTCGGCGCTGAAGCAGCGGTCTACTGCGCCACCCGTTCGGCGGTGGCGGCGATTTCGGAAGGGCTGCGGCGGGAAGTGGGCGCAGAGATTCGCGTCAGCCTGGTTTCATCCGATGGCCAGGACGATAGCGCCAGCGCGCTGGCGCACGCCATCCGCACGGCCATCGTCCTGCCCGAAAGCGCCGATGCCGGCGGCAGCGGATCAGGTCTGCTGACCGGTTCCGGCTAG
- a CDS encoding HD domain-containing protein, protein MNELLNSWQPRLIALASAASDSDGAHDTNHLHRVWRNASLLLNDYPEADALVVLAACYLHDLVNLPKNHPERHLASRQAAVLAQQQLAALDFPAERMAAVAHAIETHSFSAALPPHTIEAKIVQDADRLDALGAVGLARLFYTAGRMGSALAHADDPLAQRRARDDKAYSLDHIEVKLATLPDMMQTAAGKRLGMERMQQLYAFRDHFVAEWAALPASETP, encoded by the coding sequence ATGAATGAACTGTTGAACAGCTGGCAGCCGCGCCTGATCGCGCTGGCCAGCGCGGCGAGCGACAGCGATGGCGCGCACGACACCAATCACTTGCATCGCGTCTGGCGCAACGCCTCCCTGCTGCTGAACGATTATCCCGAGGCCGATGCGCTGGTCGTGCTGGCAGCCTGCTATCTGCACGATCTGGTAAACCTGCCCAAGAATCACCCGGAACGCCATCTGGCTTCGCGCCAGGCGGCCGTCCTGGCGCAGCAGCAGCTGGCCGCGCTGGACTTCCCGGCCGAACGGATGGCCGCCGTGGCGCATGCGATTGAAACGCACAGCTTCTCGGCCGCGCTGCCGCCGCACACCATCGAAGCCAAGATCGTGCAGGACGCCGACCGTCTCGACGCGCTCGGCGCCGTCGGCCTGGCGCGCCTGTTCTACACCGCCGGCCGCATGGGTTCCGCCCTGGCCCATGCCGACGATCCGCTGGCCCAGCGCCGCGCGCGCGACGACAAGGCCTATTCCCTCGACCATATCGAGGTCAAGCTGGCCACCCTGCCCGACATGATGCAGACTGCCGCCGGCAAGCGCCTTGGCATGGAACGCATGCAGCAGCTGTATGCCTTCCGCGATCATTTCGTGGCCGAATGGGCCGCGCTTCCCGCCAGCGAGACGCCATGA
- a CDS encoding chemotaxis protein CheW has protein sequence MSQDAQVQSTGAAAEYLAFTLGQEEYGIDIQKVSEIRSYETPTRIANAPEFVKGVVNLRGLIVPIVDMRIKFNLGAPNYNQFTVVIILNIGSRVVGMVVDSVSDVTTLEPEQIKPAPEMGSTINTEHIVGLGTLEERMLILVDIDKLMSSEDMGLIESAVA, from the coding sequence ATGTCCCAAGACGCACAAGTGCAATCGACCGGCGCGGCAGCCGAATACCTGGCCTTTACCCTGGGCCAGGAAGAATACGGCATCGACATCCAGAAAGTCAGCGAGATCCGCAGCTACGAAACGCCGACCCGTATCGCCAATGCGCCGGAATTCGTCAAGGGCGTGGTCAATCTGCGCGGCCTGATCGTGCCGATCGTGGACATGCGCATCAAGTTCAACCTGGGCGCGCCGAACTACAACCAGTTCACCGTCGTCATCATCCTCAACATCGGCTCGCGCGTGGTCGGCATGGTGGTCGACAGCGTGTCCGACGTGACCACGCTCGAACCCGAGCAGATCAAGCCGGCCCCGGAAATGGGTTCGACCATCAACACCGAACATATCGTGGGCCTGGGCACGCTGGAAGAGCGCATGCTGATCCTGGTGGACATCGACAAGCTGATGTCGAGCGAAGACATGGGACTGATCGAAAGCGCCGTCGCCTAA